A single region of the Triticum dicoccoides isolate Atlit2015 ecotype Zavitan chromosome 2B, WEW_v2.0, whole genome shotgun sequence genome encodes:
- the LOC119366660 gene encoding uncharacterized protein LOC119366660 — protein MTGDVPGLAAFYEEVLGFEHVPAPTYSGFQVAWLRLSGSPDVALHIIERDPAVAAAAAAPGAAQRGATPAQLPRRHHLAFSAQL, from the coding sequence atgaccgGCGATGTGCCCGGCCTCGCCGCCTTCTACGAGGAGGTGCTGGGCTTCGAGCACGTCCCGGCCCCGACCTACTCCGGCTTCCAGGTCGCCTGGCTCCGCCTCTCGGGCTCCCCCGACGTCGCGCTCCACATCATCGAGCGCGAcccggccgtcgccgccgccgccgccgccccgggggCTGCGCAGAGGGGCGCCACGCCCGCGCAGCTGCCCAGGCGGCACCACCTGGCCTTCTCCGCGCAGCTG